Proteins found in one Campylobacter concisus genomic segment:
- a CDS encoding flagellar export protein FliJ, with the protein MKSKFTSIVRVKKQEMDKVEAKLAVARLNVRNFEENLVHLRARLEEFCLPKSGNIGELKENLELIKIARQELNACKESLEIAKKEVSHYEHKYKNANLEYEKMKYLEKEEFKKEIKRIQKAEALALDEFAVMKFTAKSEL; encoded by the coding sequence ATGAAAAGCAAATTTACCTCTATCGTCCGTGTAAAAAAACAAGAGATGGATAAGGTAGAGGCAAAGCTTGCCGTTGCTAGGCTTAATGTAAGAAATTTTGAAGAAAATTTAGTGCATTTAAGAGCAAGGCTTGAGGAGTTTTGCTTGCCAAAAAGTGGCAATATAGGCGAGTTAAAGGAAAATTTAGAGCTTATAAAGATAGCAAGGCAAGAGTTAAATGCCTGCAAAGAGAGCCTTGAGATAGCCAAAAAAGAGGTTTCGCATTACGAACATAAATATAAAAATGCAAATTTAGAGTACGAAAAGATGAAATATCTAGAAAAAGAAGAGTTTAAAAAAGAGATAAAACGCATACAAAAGGCTGAAGCACTTGCACTTGATGAGTTTGCGGTGATGAAATTTACAGCTAAGAGCGAGTTGTGA